The DNA segment GGAAATCCTGAAGAGTTAATCGAATGGTATAAAGCGAAAAGAAAACTAAGAAAGGCATCTGAACTAGAAAAAGAATTTTTTTTAAATGAGCATGACGTTACGCATATACTTTCAGAAGAAAATTTTGAAAGCTATCAAATGATTAAGCAAATAGGAATGTTAAAACTATATGCTATAAAAAATTAGTAGCTTGAAAAAAATACTCTACATAGGGAACAAATTGTCAAAAAAAGGAGCCACTGTTACTTCTATTGAAACCTTAGGGCTTTTTTTACAACAAGAAGGTTATGAAGTAGTGACTGTCTCTTCAAAAAAAAATAAAATTTTACGAATGTTGGATATGATGTGGAATACAATCTACCATTCCAAAAACACATCCTTTGTTTTAATTGACACCTACAGTACTATAAATTTTCAATATGCTGTCATTATTGGTGTTATGTGCAGAACCTTTGGCTTACCATATATCCCGATTTTAAGAGGTGGAAATCTACCTTCCCGACTAAAAAAAAACAAAAAACAAAGTCGGAAATTATTTGGTAATGCAATCACCAATGTCGCGCCTTCCCGTTATTTATTAGAGGCTTTTAAAAAAGGAGGTTATACCAAGCTTACTTATATTCCTAATACCATACAAATAGATAACTATCCTTTTTTACTTCGAAAGGATATACAGCCCAAACTACTATGGGTGCGTTCCTTTTCAAAAATATACAATCCCATGCTTGCCCTGCATATTTTGGAAGCGCTATTGAAAGCAGGTTATAAAAATTCCGAACTTTGTATGATTGGCCCGGAAAAAGATGATACTTACAGAGCGTGTAAGGCGTATTCAGATAAGAAGAAATTACCGGTAACATTCACAGGGGGATTACCTAAAGCAGAATGGATAAGGCGCTCAGAGGATTATGACATATTTATTAACACCACCAATGTGGACAATACCCCCGTTAGCGTGATAGAGGCTATGGCGTTGGGCTTACCGGTCGTATCTACAAATGCAGGTGGCGTTCCTTTTTTAATCGAGGATGATGTGGACGGGCTTTTGGTAGTTCCAGATAATGCAGAAATATTTTCAGACAAGATTCAAAAAATCCTTAATAAAGACTTGGACTATAGGACAATATCCTTGAATGCAAGAAAAAAAGCCGAACGTTTTGACTGGAACGTAGTGAAAGAAAAATGGAAAACGCTCTTAAATTCTTAATTTTTTCTAAATTTATGCCTTCAACAACGAATCCATGACCCAAAAAGGAAGCATTCATTTTGAAATTTCCGAGCGGAAGATTCTACTACGTATTTTCGATATTGTAAGCGTACTCCTCTTACTTTACGGAATAGGGCAGGTGTTCAATTTTGATTATTTTAAAATAAACTCCGAGCATTGGGTTTGGTCCATTGTATTGGCGCTATATCTCACTATTTTTGCCACTATTTTTGAATTGTACAACCTACAAAAAGCCAGTAAGTTGGAAACGGTAATACAGAACATTGTGTTTACTGCTTCGGTAACGGTACTGTTTTATTTATTGACCCCTTTTTACACCCCAACATTACCAGCAAACAGATTACAGATTGTTTACTTCTTTCTCGCAATCAACGTTGCTTTATTTATTTGGCGGTATGCTTATATCACTTTTATTTCTGCTCCTCGGTTCTTTAAAAGAGTTATGCTTATAGGCAGTTCTGAAACCATAGAGCAAGTAGCGTGTTCTTTGGAAACTTCAGATCCCAATTATCGGGTGATTGGTTATGTAAA comes from the Marixanthomonas ophiurae genome and includes:
- a CDS encoding glycosyltransferase family 4 protein — translated: MKKILYIGNKLSKKGATVTSIETLGLFLQQEGYEVVTVSSKKNKILRMLDMMWNTIYHSKNTSFVLIDTYSTINFQYAVIIGVMCRTFGLPYIPILRGGNLPSRLKKNKKQSRKLFGNAITNVAPSRYLLEAFKKGGYTKLTYIPNTIQIDNYPFLLRKDIQPKLLWVRSFSKIYNPMLALHILEALLKAGYKNSELCMIGPEKDDTYRACKAYSDKKKLPVTFTGGLPKAEWIRRSEDYDIFINTTNVDNTPVSVIEAMALGLPVVSTNAGGVPFLIEDDVDGLLVVPDNAEIFSDKIQKILNKDLDYRTISLNARKKAERFDWNVVKEKWKTLLNS